A genomic window from Chitinophaga pollutisoli includes:
- the ruvC gene encoding crossover junction endodeoxyribonuclease RuvC yields the protein MANNTKIILGIDPGTIIMGYGLIAVKGQQVEIIKMDVLKLNPKKDHYERLQAIHDRMNKIIQEHKPVCCAIEAPFFGKNVQSMLKLGRAQGVAIATAMQAGLAVAEYSPKKVKQSITGNGNANKEQVWQMLQRILRFTEVPEYLDATDALAVAVCHHFQDSSPLLTTGKSKGWDKFLQQHPERLSRP from the coding sequence TTGGCAAACAATACAAAAATAATTCTCGGGATCGACCCAGGAACCATTATCATGGGCTACGGCCTCATCGCCGTGAAAGGCCAGCAAGTGGAGATCATCAAAATGGATGTGCTCAAGCTCAACCCGAAAAAAGACCACTACGAAAGACTGCAGGCCATCCACGACCGGATGAACAAAATCATCCAGGAACACAAACCTGTTTGTTGTGCCATCGAGGCGCCCTTCTTCGGCAAAAATGTGCAGTCGATGCTCAAATTGGGGCGCGCCCAGGGCGTGGCGATCGCCACAGCCATGCAGGCGGGGCTTGCGGTAGCGGAATATTCGCCCAAGAAAGTGAAACAATCCATCACCGGCAACGGCAACGCCAATAAAGAACAGGTATGGCAGATGCTCCAGCGCATCCTCCGGTTCACCGAAGTACCCGAATACCTCGATGCCACCGACGCACTGGCAGTAGCCGTCTGCCATCATTTCCAGGACAGCAGCCCCCTGCTAACCACCGGTAAATCAAAAGGCTGGGACAAATTCCTGCAGCAACATCCCGAACGGCTCTCCCGTCCTTAA
- a CDS encoding lysylphosphatidylglycerol synthase transmembrane domain-containing protein, producing MLAFHGDEAVAHDNGSWVDPENYFCIVCQAEPIFAKIRRSLNKSTKIILNYVLGGALFTWLTFAIVRQIRHQENLPAAWAHIREMIADRGWVLLLMVMLMMLVNWGIEARKWQILVRPLEPVPFRRAFGAILTGVSVSVSTPNRIGEYGGRMLYLSNASKLKSIAATIVGSYSQIIATLLFGLVGGLFYVSRYDVTGQLSAAPGFREKLTLGLLILVCATVLFLYFRLRIIISLVDRVKWLRKVKVFIMVIVRYSPAELRTLLYLSAIRYMVFTAQYLILLYALGVAFVWWEGFFMISVIYLVMAVIPTVAIAEVGLRGSVSLHFLGLLSANAAGILAATVAIWLINLVLPAAIGSVLLLGVKIFRDK from the coding sequence TTGCTGGCCTTTCACGGCGATGAGGCCGTAGCCCATGATAATGGTTCCTGGGTCGATCCCGAGAATTATTTTTGTATTGTTTGCCAAGCGGAGCCTATTTTTGCCAAAATTCGAAGAAGTCTGAACAAAAGTACCAAAATAATCCTCAATTACGTCCTCGGCGGCGCCCTGTTCACATGGTTAACCTTCGCGATCGTCCGGCAGATCCGGCATCAGGAAAACCTTCCGGCGGCGTGGGCGCATATCCGGGAGATGATAGCGGACAGGGGATGGGTGCTTTTGTTGATGGTAATGCTGATGATGCTGGTGAACTGGGGGATCGAGGCGCGGAAATGGCAGATCCTGGTGCGCCCCCTCGAGCCAGTGCCCTTCCGGCGGGCTTTCGGGGCCATCCTCACCGGGGTGTCGGTTTCGGTCAGCACCCCCAACCGTATCGGCGAATACGGCGGACGGATGCTGTACCTCAGCAACGCCAGCAAACTCAAATCCATCGCCGCCACCATCGTGGGCAGCTACTCCCAGATCATCGCCACCCTGCTCTTCGGCCTCGTCGGCGGCCTTTTTTATGTAAGCCGCTACGACGTCACCGGCCAGCTTTCGGCCGCGCCCGGATTTAGGGAAAAATTAACGCTCGGTTTACTCATTCTGGTTTGCGCCACCGTTTTATTCCTTTATTTTCGGCTAAGGATCATTATTTCGCTGGTCGACCGGGTGAAGTGGCTGCGCAAAGTGAAGGTTTTCATCATGGTGATCGTCCGGTATTCGCCGGCGGAATTGCGGACCCTGCTGTACCTGAGCGCCATCCGGTATATGGTGTTTACGGCACAGTATTTGATTTTATTATATGCGTTGGGTGTTGCATTTGTGTGGTGGGAAGGGTTTTTCATGATTAGTGTAATTTACCTGGTCATGGCAGTAATCCCCACCGTAGCCATCGCAGAAGTCGGCCTCCGGGGAAGCGTCAGCCTCCACTTCCTGGGCCTCCTCAGCGCCAACGCCGCAGGCATCCTGGCCGCCACCGTGGCCATATGGCTGATCAACCTGGTGCTGCCCGCCGCCATCGGCTCCGTGCTGCTCCTCGGTGTGAAGATTTTCAGAGATAAATAG
- a CDS encoding DUF3108 domain-containing protein, translated as MKYVLLLLCGLLLYPASPKAQDKFCGIVNTSFKAGESLTLKVFYNLGSMYVGAGEATFNTTLVKYNGKDAYHVVGDGKTYRSYDWFFKVRDRYESYIDTATLLPIRFIRNINEGGYKKYNNVGFNRDNSTATSTNGTFKVPACIQDVISSIYYARNIDFNKYKPGDKIPFSMFLDDEVFDIYIRYIGKEQVETRYGTFRAIKFKPLLIKGTIFEGGEKMTVWVSDDANKIPLRVDSPISVGSIKVDMISFSNLRWALSSLVKKR; from the coding sequence ATGAAGTATGTTTTACTGTTGCTTTGCGGCCTGTTGTTGTACCCCGCCTCCCCCAAGGCGCAGGATAAGTTCTGTGGTATCGTCAATACCAGCTTCAAAGCTGGCGAATCCCTCACCCTGAAAGTATTCTACAACCTCGGCAGCATGTACGTCGGCGCCGGTGAAGCCACCTTCAATACCACCCTCGTTAAATATAACGGTAAAGATGCCTACCACGTAGTGGGCGACGGCAAAACCTACCGCTCCTACGACTGGTTCTTCAAAGTCCGAGACCGCTACGAAAGCTATATCGACACCGCCACACTGCTCCCCATCCGATTCATCCGCAATATCAACGAAGGCGGATACAAGAAATACAACAACGTCGGCTTCAATCGCGACAACAGCACCGCCACCAGCACCAACGGCACTTTCAAAGTGCCCGCCTGCATCCAGGACGTGATCTCCTCCATCTATTACGCCCGCAATATCGACTTCAATAAATACAAACCGGGCGACAAGATCCCGTTCTCCATGTTCCTCGACGACGAAGTATTCGACATCTATATCCGGTATATCGGCAAAGAACAGGTGGAAACCCGCTACGGCACCTTCCGCGCCATCAAATTCAAACCCCTCCTCATCAAAGGCACCATCTTCGAAGGCGGGGAAAAAATGACCGTGTGGGTCAGCGACGACGCGAATAAAATCCCCCTGCGGGTCGATAGCCCCATTTCTGTTGGCAGTATCAAAGTAGACATGATCAGCTTCTCCAACCTCCGCTGGGCGCTCTCCTCCCTGGTAAAGAAACGTTAA
- a CDS encoding response regulator transcription factor → MEERKPKILLAEDDTNLGMVLKNYLELNDYDVELCRDGILALAAFRRDKFDICLLDIMMPNMDGFKLAEEIRDVDPDIPLFFLSAKTMKEDIIQGYKLGADDYISKPFDSELLLLKIKAILKRNQELNNKEEEQFEFKIGQYQFNSRLRTLTKGADSHTLSPKENELLHMLCEHKNDLLPREVALKKIWGSDTYFNGRSMDVYIAKLRKYLKDDSNIEIVNIHGNGFRLVVKD, encoded by the coding sequence ATGGAAGAACGCAAACCCAAGATCCTGCTGGCCGAAGACGATACCAACCTCGGGATGGTATTAAAAAACTACCTGGAACTCAACGATTACGACGTGGAGCTTTGCCGGGACGGTATCCTCGCGCTCGCAGCCTTCCGTCGGGACAAGTTCGACATCTGCCTGCTCGACATCATGATGCCCAATATGGACGGGTTCAAGCTCGCGGAGGAAATCCGGGATGTGGATCCGGATATTCCCCTGTTTTTCCTTTCCGCCAAAACCATGAAGGAAGATATCATCCAGGGATATAAGCTGGGCGCCGATGATTACATCTCCAAGCCTTTCGATTCCGAACTGCTGCTGCTGAAAATCAAGGCGATCCTGAAACGCAACCAGGAATTGAATAATAAGGAAGAAGAACAGTTCGAGTTCAAAATCGGGCAATACCAGTTCAACTCCCGCCTGCGCACCCTCACCAAAGGCGCCGATTCGCATACGCTGTCGCCCAAGGAAAACGAGCTGCTGCACATGCTTTGCGAGCACAAAAACGACCTGCTTCCCCGCGAAGTGGCCCTGAAGAAGATCTGGGGCAGCGACACCTATTTCAACGGCCGCAGCATGGACGTGTACATCGCCAAGCTGCGCAAGTACCTGAAAGACGATTCTAACATCGAAATCGTGAACATCCATGGCAATGGCTTCCGCCTCGTGGTGAAAGATTAA
- the ruvB gene encoding Holliday junction branch migration DNA helicase RuvB: MFDAERQQTHMSNPNLRPDEQRMSAAEKEFENSIRPREIMDFSGQDQIIENLKVFIKAAKMRDEALDHILFHGPPGLGKTTLSRIVANELGVNIRETSGPVIEKPGDLAGLLTNLEERDVLFVDEIHRLSTVVEEYLYSAMEDYRIDIMIDSGPNARSVQINLHPFTLVGATTRSGLLTAPLLSRFGIKSRLEYYTAEVLQRILWRAAGLLGTKITSDAAMEIARRSRGTPRIANGLLRRVRDFAQVMGNGTIDLGIAQFSLKALSVDEYGLDEMDNRILSTIIDNFKGGPVGITTIATAVGEEPGTLEEVYEPFLIQEGFIKRTPRGREVTEKAYTHLGRNPNSRGSNLLFT; encoded by the coding sequence ATTTTTGACGCTGAAAGGCAACAAACACACATGTCCAATCCAAACCTAAGACCAGATGAACAAAGGATGAGCGCTGCCGAGAAGGAATTCGAGAACAGCATCCGGCCGCGGGAGATCATGGATTTTTCCGGGCAGGACCAGATCATCGAGAATCTGAAAGTGTTCATCAAAGCGGCGAAGATGCGCGACGAAGCGCTCGATCACATTCTTTTCCATGGCCCTCCCGGCCTGGGGAAAACGACGCTTTCCCGCATCGTGGCCAACGAGCTTGGCGTGAACATCCGGGAAACGTCGGGCCCGGTGATCGAAAAACCCGGCGACCTCGCCGGCCTCCTCACCAACCTCGAGGAGCGCGATGTACTGTTTGTGGACGAAATCCACCGCCTCAGCACCGTTGTGGAAGAATATCTCTATTCCGCCATGGAGGATTACCGCATCGATATCATGATCGACTCGGGCCCCAATGCGCGGTCGGTCCAGATCAACCTGCACCCTTTCACGCTGGTGGGCGCCACCACGCGCTCGGGCCTCCTTACCGCCCCGCTCCTCAGCCGCTTCGGCATCAAAAGCCGCCTCGAATATTATACCGCTGAAGTGCTCCAGCGCATCCTCTGGCGCGCCGCCGGCCTCCTTGGCACCAAAATCACTTCCGACGCCGCGATGGAGATCGCGCGCCGCAGCCGCGGCACCCCGCGTATCGCAAACGGATTGCTCCGCCGGGTGCGGGATTTCGCGCAGGTAATGGGCAACGGCACCATCGATCTCGGCATCGCCCAGTTCAGCCTCAAAGCCCTCAGCGTCGACGAATATGGCCTCGACGAAATGGATAACCGCATCCTTTCCACTATCATCGACAATTTCAAAGGCGGCCCGGTAGGCATTACCACAATTGCTACGGCGGTTGGCGAAGAGCCGGGAACCCTTGAAGAAGTATATGAGCCTTTCCTCATCCAGGAAGGTTTTATCAAACGCACGCCCCGCGGCCGCGAAGTCACCGAGAAAGCGTATACCCATCTCGGGCGGAACCCCAACAGCAGGGGATCCAACCTTCTCTTTACATAA
- a CDS encoding M20/M25/M40 family metallo-hydrolase, with product MSRKIMLAMLLLTASLGASAQQTDVNEVRRIISTLAADSMMGRGTFTPGIEKASLFIESEFEKTGLEKLPGAASYRQPFAMKSRSIYPADSLSLVPGAKALHNVVGLIRGSSKPDEYVIFSGHYDHIGILKPVAGDSIANGADDDASGITAVILLARHFKQHPPERTVIFACFTAEEIGGFGSRYFSREVNPDQVVAMFNIEMIGKESKFGRNSAFITGFERSDFGPILQRNLEGSAFQFHPDPYPEQQLFYRSDNAMLAKLGVPAHTISTTQIDKDKLYHSVDDEIESLDMQNIADIISAIAVSSGTIVSGKDTPTRVTKE from the coding sequence ATGTCCAGAAAAATAATGTTAGCCATGCTGTTGCTTACCGCCAGCCTGGGTGCTTCCGCGCAGCAGACCGACGTGAATGAAGTCCGCCGCATCATCTCCACGCTCGCCGCCGACAGCATGATGGGCCGCGGAACTTTCACGCCCGGCATCGAGAAGGCGTCGCTTTTCATCGAATCAGAATTTGAGAAAACCGGCCTGGAAAAACTGCCCGGCGCCGCCAGTTACCGCCAGCCTTTCGCTATGAAAAGCCGGTCGATTTATCCTGCAGATTCGCTCAGCCTCGTGCCCGGCGCCAAAGCGCTGCATAATGTGGTGGGCCTGATCCGCGGCAGCAGCAAGCCCGACGAATACGTGATCTTCTCCGGTCACTACGACCATATCGGCATCCTCAAACCCGTTGCGGGCGACAGTATCGCCAATGGCGCCGACGACGATGCTTCCGGCATCACGGCGGTGATCCTGCTGGCGCGCCACTTCAAACAGCATCCGCCCGAGCGCACGGTGATCTTCGCCTGCTTTACGGCGGAAGAGATCGGCGGTTTCGGCTCGCGGTATTTTTCAAGAGAAGTCAACCCCGACCAGGTGGTGGCCATGTTCAACATCGAAATGATCGGGAAAGAATCCAAGTTCGGCCGCAACAGCGCGTTCATCACGGGTTTCGAGCGTTCGGATTTCGGTCCCATCCTGCAGCGCAACCTCGAAGGCTCGGCGTTTCAGTTTCATCCCGATCCGTATCCCGAACAGCAGCTGTTCTACCGTTCGGATAATGCGATGCTGGCCAAGCTCGGTGTGCCCGCGCATACCATTTCCACCACGCAGATCGACAAGGATAAACTGTATCACAGTGTAGACGACGAGATCGAATCACTCGACATGCAGAATATCGCCGACATCATCAGCGCGATCGCGGTAAGTTCCGGCACGATCGTGAGCGGTAAGGACACGCCTACCCGTGTAACGAAAGAGTAG
- a CDS encoding endonuclease/exonuclease/phosphatase family protein, whose protein sequence is MKRFMTLFLAAFTWLQTHAQDRSIQVMTFNIRMNTPKDSINAWPNRKDRLASQVLYHRPALLGVQEALWEQMLDLNNALPQYKYLGVGRTDGDKKGEFSAIFYDTTRVKLLESHTFWLSETPDKIGAKGWDAAIERIVSYGKFRDRTTGKIFYHFNTHFDHMGKIARRESARLLIEKVAAISGKLPAVVTGDFNATPGDEPIRVIVDAQNPLHLTDAKAISQTPHYGPTGTFNGWRAHETSSEPIDYIFLKGPWKVLQHATISQTWKGLFASDHFAVIAKLQL, encoded by the coding sequence ATGAAAAGATTTATGACGCTATTCCTCGCCGCTTTCACCTGGTTACAGACGCATGCGCAGGACCGCAGCATCCAGGTCATGACGTTCAACATCCGCATGAACACACCGAAAGACAGCATCAACGCCTGGCCCAACCGCAAGGACCGCCTCGCCTCCCAGGTCCTCTACCACCGCCCCGCGCTCCTCGGCGTGCAGGAAGCCCTCTGGGAACAAATGCTCGACCTCAACAACGCACTTCCGCAATACAAATACCTCGGCGTAGGCCGCACCGACGGCGACAAAAAAGGGGAATTCTCCGCCATCTTCTACGATACCACCCGCGTCAAACTACTCGAATCCCACACCTTCTGGCTCTCCGAAACACCCGATAAAATCGGCGCCAAAGGATGGGACGCCGCCATCGAACGCATCGTTTCCTACGGGAAATTCCGCGACAGAACGACCGGCAAAATCTTCTACCACTTCAATACCCACTTCGATCATATGGGCAAAATCGCCCGCCGCGAAAGCGCCAGGCTCCTCATCGAAAAAGTTGCCGCCATCTCCGGCAAACTCCCCGCCGTTGTAACCGGCGACTTCAACGCCACGCCTGGCGACGAGCCCATCCGCGTGATCGTGGATGCGCAAAACCCGCTTCACCTGACCGACGCCAAAGCCATTAGCCAAACGCCGCATTATGGCCCCACCGGCACTTTCAACGGATGGCGCGCACATGAAACCAGCAGCGAGCCTATCGATTATATCTTCCTCAAAGGGCCATGGAAAGTGCTGCAACACGCTACTATTTCCCAAACCTGGAAAGGCCTTTTCGCTTCGGACCATTTCGCCGTGATCGCGAAACTCCAACTTTAA
- a CDS encoding S41 family peptidase yields MRPLYLGVLAAALSLPAAAQQSDTYFTSSPTLTPDGQTVIFSFEGDLWKADIQNPQATRLTAMQGNESLPSVSPDGKWIAFTGTQFGRADVFIMPINGGEIRQLTMHEANDLMDSWSWDSKSIYFTSNRSGNATSYKVGIDGGTPVRVFPHYFNLIHNLSEHPSTGELFFNDTWESSFAANRKRYKGDFNPDIQSYNPATKKYKQYTDYRGKDLWTTIDRKGNIYFVSDEANGEYNLYTFAGGQKKGLTKFNTSIKRPAVSASGNRIVFEKDYQIWSYDVASGKTEKIALQIFRNPVLAKEQAFDVRDKISNFDVSPDGKKLAFISRGEIFVSDIEGKFVRQLPLSGERALEVLWLADNKTLLFNQTLNGYLNLYTIPADGSGTAKQHTSDKSNNRDIAMNHDRTQAVYLSGRDQVKIIDCKSLQSRTIARDEIWAFQSVQPRFSPNGEYVVYTVRRNFEHDIMVHNLKKNTTTNLTNTGVSEVDPFWSPDGKYIYFASARTKPSYPFGMINPKIYRLPLDKFDEPFRSEKFDELFKKKEEDKKKDDKTASNKSDKKSDSADAPKTLALNTNRLMQRIQQVSPDFGSQYGPYWITSKGDKTTVFFGSNHEGRGTLYKMVTEPFEETKTEKINGSERFDGNVVEVDGKLFALAGGNIVKLNADANKIDPINISQTFYRNLRDEFRQIYYETWANVEENFYNADFHGTDWSRLRDAYSRYLPYVNNRSDLRVLINDLLGELNSSHLGFNSSGNEERINLAYQTMETGILFEEQQPYTVRRIVENSNADRAGIDIRPGDVLTQVNGKKVDPKQCRDQYFTRPTMEREVLLTFERAGKTFDVRLHPQSPGDLNGQLYDEWIYGNELKVDKLSNNRIAYTYMKNMGGGELDKFLIDMTAKIGDKDALILDLRYNTGGNVHDEVLKFLSQRPYLQWQYREGKPSPQPNFAPAGKPIVLLINEQSLSDAEMTAAGFKALKLGTIIGTESYRWIIFTSGKGLVDGSFYRLPSWGCYTLDGKNLEKEGVAPDIYVKTTFTDRLEDKDPQLERAVQELLKSLR; encoded by the coding sequence ATGAGACCACTTTACCTGGGCGTTTTGGCCGCGGCTTTATCCCTGCCTGCCGCTGCCCAACAATCCGACACGTATTTCACCTCCTCTCCCACGCTCACCCCTGATGGCCAAACCGTTATATTCAGCTTCGAGGGCGATCTCTGGAAAGCAGATATTCAAAACCCGCAGGCCACCCGCCTCACCGCCATGCAAGGCAACGAATCCCTCCCCAGCGTTTCGCCGGACGGGAAATGGATTGCCTTTACCGGCACCCAATTCGGCCGGGCAGATGTTTTCATCATGCCCATCAACGGCGGCGAAATCCGCCAGCTCACCATGCACGAGGCCAACGACCTCATGGACTCCTGGAGCTGGGATTCCAAATCCATTTACTTCACCTCCAACCGCTCCGGCAACGCCACGAGCTATAAAGTGGGTATCGACGGCGGCACTCCCGTCCGCGTATTCCCCCATTACTTCAACCTGATCCACAACCTCTCCGAACACCCCTCCACCGGGGAGCTGTTCTTCAACGATACCTGGGAAAGCTCATTCGCCGCCAACCGCAAACGGTATAAAGGCGACTTCAACCCCGATATCCAGTCGTACAACCCCGCTACCAAAAAGTACAAGCAGTACACGGATTACCGCGGCAAAGACCTCTGGACCACCATCGACCGTAAAGGCAATATCTATTTCGTTTCCGACGAAGCCAACGGGGAATACAACCTCTATACTTTCGCCGGCGGACAGAAAAAAGGCCTCACCAAATTCAACACTTCGATCAAACGCCCGGCTGTCAGCGCTTCCGGCAACAGGATCGTGTTTGAAAAAGACTACCAGATCTGGTCGTACGACGTAGCTTCCGGCAAAACGGAGAAAATCGCGCTGCAAATCTTCCGCAACCCGGTGCTCGCCAAAGAACAAGCGTTCGACGTCCGCGACAAAATCTCCAACTTCGACGTATCGCCCGATGGCAAGAAGCTCGCGTTCATCTCGCGCGGCGAAATCTTCGTGTCCGACATCGAAGGGAAGTTCGTGCGCCAGCTGCCCCTCAGTGGCGAAAGAGCCCTGGAAGTACTCTGGCTCGCCGACAACAAGACGCTTCTCTTCAACCAGACGCTCAACGGCTACCTCAACCTCTATACCATCCCCGCCGATGGCAGCGGCACCGCCAAACAACACACCAGCGACAAGAGCAATAACCGCGACATCGCCATGAACCACGACCGCACACAGGCCGTGTACCTCAGCGGGCGCGACCAGGTGAAGATCATCGACTGCAAATCCCTTCAATCGCGCACCATCGCCAGGGACGAAATCTGGGCTTTCCAGAGCGTGCAGCCGAGGTTTTCTCCCAACGGTGAGTATGTCGTATACACCGTGCGCCGCAATTTCGAGCACGACATCATGGTGCATAACCTGAAAAAGAATACCACCACCAACCTCACCAACACGGGTGTTTCCGAAGTGGATCCCTTTTGGTCGCCCGACGGAAAGTACATTTACTTCGCCTCCGCCCGCACCAAGCCTTCCTATCCTTTCGGCATGATCAACCCCAAGATCTACCGCCTGCCGCTCGACAAATTCGACGAACCATTCCGCTCAGAGAAGTTTGACGAACTGTTCAAAAAGAAGGAAGAGGATAAAAAGAAAGACGACAAAACCGCTTCCAATAAATCCGACAAAAAATCCGACAGCGCCGACGCGCCGAAGACGCTCGCCCTCAACACCAACCGCCTGATGCAGCGCATCCAGCAGGTATCTCCCGACTTCGGTTCTCAATACGGCCCGTACTGGATCACCAGCAAAGGTGATAAAACCACTGTATTCTTCGGTTCCAACCATGAAGGCAGGGGCACGCTCTACAAGATGGTGACCGAGCCGTTTGAAGAAACCAAAACCGAAAAAATCAACGGCAGCGAACGCTTTGATGGCAACGTGGTGGAAGTGGACGGCAAACTCTTCGCCCTAGCCGGCGGCAACATCGTTAAACTGAACGCCGACGCCAACAAGATCGATCCCATCAATATCAGCCAGACATTCTACCGCAACCTCCGCGACGAGTTCCGGCAGATTTATTACGAAACCTGGGCCAATGTGGAAGAAAACTTCTACAACGCCGACTTCCACGGCACCGACTGGAGCCGTCTGCGCGATGCGTACAGCCGCTACCTCCCGTATGTGAACAACCGCTCGGATCTGCGCGTCCTGATCAACGACCTGCTCGGCGAACTGAACTCCTCCCACCTTGGTTTCAATTCTTCCGGCAATGAAGAGCGCATCAACCTCGCGTACCAGACGATGGAAACGGGGATCCTCTTCGAAGAACAACAACCTTACACCGTTCGCAGGATCGTGGAAAACAGCAATGCCGACAGGGCAGGCATCGATATCCGTCCGGGTGATGTGCTGACGCAGGTAAACGGCAAGAAGGTAGATCCGAAACAATGCCGCGACCAGTATTTCACCCGCCCCACCATGGAGCGTGAAGTGCTGCTCACTTTCGAGCGCGCCGGCAAAACGTTCGACGTGCGCTTGCATCCGCAAAGCCCCGGGGACCTCAATGGCCAGCTGTACGACGAATGGATCTACGGCAATGAACTGAAAGTCGACAAGCTCAGCAACAACCGTATCGCCTACACGTACATGAAAAACATGGGCGGTGGCGAATTGGATAAATTTCTCATCGACATGACCGCCAAAATCGGCGACAAAGACGCACTCATCCTCGACCTCCGTTACAACACCGGCGGCAACGTGCACGACGAAGTGCTGAAATTCCTGTCGCAACGCCCTTACCTGCAATGGCAGTACCGCGAAGGCAAACCCTCCCCGCAGCCGAACTTCGCGCCGGCGGGCAAACCCATCGTACTGCTGATCAACGAGCAATCGCTCAGCGACGCCGAGATGACCGCCGCGGGCTTCAAAGCGCTGAAGCTCGGCACCATCATCGGCACCGAATCCTATCGCTGGATCATCTTCACCTCCGGCAAAGGACTGGTGGACGGTTCCTTCTATCGCCTCCCCTCCTGGGGCTGCTACACACTCGACGGCAAGAACCTCGAGAAAGAAGGCGTGGCACCCGATATCTACGTAAAGACCACCTTTACCGACCGGCTGGAAGACAAAGACCCCCAGCTCGAGCGCGCCGTACAGGAATTGCTGAAAAGCCTCCGTTAA